In Candidatus Syntrophosphaera sp., a single genomic region encodes these proteins:
- a CDS encoding YraN family protein, which produces MQKQKSTELFHTGEDLAAKYLISKGYAILHRNFRADTGEIDIVAQNEENLVFVEVKTRSKHSIRQALMNIGYTKQRRISTTAQRYIILHPEYVKPKIRFDIIILLYFGDTDTYKLEHLEDAFVPVL; this is translated from the coding sequence ATGCAAAAGCAAAAATCAACGGAACTCTTTCATACTGGAGAAGACCTCGCAGCAAAGTATTTGATCAGCAAGGGTTACGCAATACTGCACAGGAACTTCCGCGCAGATACAGGTGAGATCGACATTGTCGCTCAAAACGAAGAAAACCTAGTGTTCGTTGAGGTCAAAACACGTTCCAAACACTCTATAAGACAAGCATTGATGAATATTGGATACACCAAGCAAAGGCGTATCTCAACCACTGCTCAAAGATATATTATTTTGCACCCTGAATATGTCAAGCCAAAGATACGTTTCGACATCATTATTTTGTTGTATTTTGGCGACACCGACACATATAAGCTTGAGCACCTTGAAGATGCGTTCGTGCCGGTGCTATAG